The region TGCTGATGCCCCTAAATCAGCTTTATAGAGCAGTCCAAGATTGTACCATGCAGATTGGTTTGTTCTGTCAAGCCTTAGTGCATCATTGAGAAGGCTTCTAACAATTGAAGATGATTGGCCACCAAAATGTCTAAGAGCACAGGCTGTGGATACCAAACTTGGCACATGGTTAGGCTCAATATCTAATGCTTTTCTGAATGATCTCAGAGCCTCTTGATGAAGACCTCTAGCATCAAAAAGTAAACCTGCAAAACAGAAATCTTGTAAACTTTGCTAAATGAAGAATGTAGAACTTGTTAAGTTTCCACAAAAATTAAGACTGCATTTCCTTTGTGGCCAATTATATTCTTTCTCAAAAGTAATGGAGATTCTGTAAGATACATTCTTTGGAACACTTAGTAGTTAATCAGAAGAAGATATGCAATATACCTGTGGAGTGCCATCTAGAAGCAGAATAGGGATTAATAGCTTCAGATTTTGCAAGACAAACTTCAGCATCATGCCACTGAGATAACTTTGAGTATAAATTGGCTAAGTCATGCCATATTTCCATTTCTAGTCTTCTGTCACGGTTTCCTTTACGCTGTATAAAATAGAAATCAGAAATTAATGTTTATTCTGTATAACAGGGAAGCTTCTCAGCTTCTTTTCTGTTTGATAATTTGAGTTATTGAAGAGTCAAAGTGATATTTCCACACTTTATCAATTCATCATACCTTGACAACCTTATTTGCAGTACCTAAACATTTATTTTGGACTTGAAGAACAGCAAGAAGAAAAGTATATGTCTCCACCGCATTCTTTAATTTTCCTTGCGCAATCCGTAGTTTAGCTTTAGTTCTCAACAATTCACCTTGATCCCATCTTCCACTTTGATCTAGAGCAGCATCAACGACAATCTCAGCATCTAAAAACTTTTTCTGAGCTGATAAAATCCGCGCTAGTAGTAAATATCCAATAATACTAGACCCACCCTCCAGCTTAATCAGTTTCTTTGCATGATAAAAAGCCAACTCCAATTTCCTCTGCTCGGCATATTCTACACAAAGATGATGGACAATGAATGGATCATTCTCCCTCATCATTCTCTCAGCAGATTCTAGAGCACTGAGTGCTTCAGACTGCATCGAAGCCTTCTCAAATTCGGAGGAAACTGACCTGGATTTTGCTGACAGTAGCACACCTAGTAAGCAATTTGCAATAGCTACCATTTGGATGCATTTTCCATTCATCTGAGAAATGGCTTTGCTAGAATATTTGATTCCATCTGCAACACAAACGTTGTTGTCTGCACAAATTTTCGAAGCTAGAAGTAATTCCTGTATGCAGTCCAAATTCTCTCTATTACTCAAAGAGTTTCTCAAAAGATCCAAAGCAATCATACTCTCACCTTCCCCACAGTAACATAGAGCTAGTGTGTAATATCTTTCTTTTCCCTCCATGGTTTCTGGAAGAAACTCCTCAACCTGTTGAGCCAGAGTCTTAAGTTCCCCACAAACACTCAGAGCAAAAGAAAGGTGGTCAATTATTGAAGGGTCCCATAAAATGCTTCCAAGAACTGATTTTCTCAGGAgaatcagaagcagaagaacaGCCTCCTCCAAGTTGTTTATCGGCACAAAGGAACCATCCAGCTGCGAGCGGAGAGAAGGAGGACTTGCTTCACAACCACTATACAAAAGAAACAAAGCAAATTCCTTCTGAATTCTCGCAACGGCTTCTGCATGGAGATTCCAACGATAAAGCAAGGCTCGCCGGAACGAGGAAATAACATCTTGAGGAGAACCAGCAAGATTCCACAACTCAGGAAGCAGTTCTACAGCATTTGTTAGGGTCTCATGTAATTTGCAGTCTGAAACAAAGTTTTCAGGCCACCCTTCTGGTAATGCTGATTCAACAGTGTCTAAAATTGTTCTGCAAGATTGGGCAGCATCTGCAAATTATTAAGTTACAgtcacaaacaaaaccatacACTGCAAATTAATTAAGTGATAAAAGATTTAAGGATCTCCACAGAAACAACAGCCT is a window of Lotus japonicus ecotype B-129 chromosome 5, LjGifu_v1.2 DNA encoding:
- the LOC130717929 gene encoding protein NPGR2-like isoform X1 — its product is MGKFQLGCSSMRAKSLIRKRKYSIRGKLRNMIKCIGFKELLSVDKMSTHSSESLATRDYSASGGFSSRPGENDTKVDNSNIEEAESSLRESGYLNYEEARALLGRLEYQRGNIEAALHVFEGIDIAAVLPKIKFSISRRLEPNRRNSQSDAVPPMSIHAVSLLLEAIFLKAKSLQTLGRFQDAAQSCRTILDTVESALPEGWPENFVSDCKLHETLTNAVELLPELWNLAGSPQDVISSFRRALLYRWNLHAEAVARIQKEFALFLLYSGCEASPPSLRSQLDGSFVPINNLEEAVLLLLILLRKSVLGSILWDPSIIDHLSFALSVCGELKTLAQQVEEFLPETMEGKERYYTLALCYCGEGESMIALDLLRNSLSNRENLDCIQELLLASKICADNNVCVADGIKYSSKAISQMNGKCIQMVAIANCLLGVLLSAKSRSVSSEFEKASMQSEALSALESAERMMRENDPFIVHHLCVEYAEQRKLELAFYHAKKLIKLEGGSSIIGYLLLARILSAQKKFLDAEIVVDAALDQSGRWDQGELLRTKAKLRIAQGKLKNAVETYTFLLAVLQVQNKCLGTANKVVKRKGNRDRRLEMEIWHDLANLYSKLSQWHDAEVCLAKSEAINPYSASRWHSTGLLFDARGLHQEALRSFRKALDIEPNHVPSLVSTACALRHFGGQSSSIVRSLLNDALRLDRTNQSAWYNLGLLYKADLGASALEAVECFEAAVLLEESSPIEPFR
- the LOC130717929 gene encoding protein NPGR2-like isoform X2, with the protein product MRAKSLIRKRKYSIRGKLRNMIKCIGFKELLSVDKMSTHSSESLATRDYSASGGFSSRPGENDTKVDNSNIEEAESSLRESGYLNYEEARALLGRLEYQRGNIEAALHVFEGIDIAAVLPKIKFSISRRLEPNRRNSQSDAVPPMSIHAVSLLLEAIFLKAKSLQTLGRFQDAAQSCRTILDTVESALPEGWPENFVSDCKLHETLTNAVELLPELWNLAGSPQDVISSFRRALLYRWNLHAEAVARIQKEFALFLLYSGCEASPPSLRSQLDGSFVPINNLEEAVLLLLILLRKSVLGSILWDPSIIDHLSFALSVCGELKTLAQQVEEFLPETMEGKERYYTLALCYCGEGESMIALDLLRNSLSNRENLDCIQELLLASKICADNNVCVADGIKYSSKAISQMNGKCIQMVAIANCLLGVLLSAKSRSVSSEFEKASMQSEALSALESAERMMRENDPFIVHHLCVEYAEQRKLELAFYHAKKLIKLEGGSSIIGYLLLARILSAQKKFLDAEIVVDAALDQSGRWDQGELLRTKAKLRIAQGKLKNAVETYTFLLAVLQVQNKCLGTANKVVKRKGNRDRRLEMEIWHDLANLYSKLSQWHDAEVCLAKSEAINPYSASRWHSTGLLFDARGLHQEALRSFRKALDIEPNHVPSLVSTACALRHFGGQSSSIVRSLLNDALRLDRTNQSAWYNLGLLYKADLGASALEAVECFEAAVLLEESSPIEPFR